In Paenibacillus sp. J23TS9, a single genomic region encodes these proteins:
- a CDS encoding Gfo/Idh/MocA family protein yields MSKIRVGIIGAGSISESHMNSYQNNPEAEIVAICDLKEERAKAAAQKYGAQKTYIDYNELLADPEIDAVSICTWNNTHAEISIAAIKAGKHVLVEKPLCRSVEEALHIQQTVRESNKLLQVGFVRRYDPNIGLLNSFIEKDEFGELYYAKASILRRLGNPGGWFADKERSGGGPLIDIGVHVIDLCWYMLGRPKVKSVSGNVYHKLGNRSNVKHLSFYKAADYDASKNTVEDMANALIRFENGASLMVDVSFSLHAKKDETAVKIFGTKGGFEIDPALVIVTEKNDVMINIEPQIDNKGFNFAAAFQNEIDQFIINVQNNREPMSPVEDGLELMKMLTAIYESAEKGVEIQL; encoded by the coding sequence ATGAGCAAAATTAGAGTGGGTATTATTGGAGCAGGTTCAATTTCAGAATCACACATGAATTCGTATCAGAACAACCCTGAAGCCGAAATTGTGGCGATTTGTGATTTGAAAGAAGAGAGAGCGAAAGCGGCTGCACAGAAATACGGTGCCCAGAAAACATATATCGATTACAATGAATTGCTCGCCGATCCTGAGATCGACGCGGTCAGTATTTGCACATGGAATAACACACATGCTGAAATCAGCATTGCTGCTATCAAAGCGGGCAAGCATGTATTGGTCGAAAAACCGCTCTGCCGCAGTGTAGAAGAAGCGCTACATATTCAGCAAACGGTTCGGGAGAGCAATAAGCTTCTGCAGGTTGGCTTCGTACGCCGCTATGATCCGAATATCGGGCTTCTGAACAGCTTTATTGAAAAGGATGAGTTCGGCGAGCTGTATTACGCCAAAGCGTCCATTTTGCGCCGTCTGGGCAATCCTGGTGGCTGGTTTGCGGATAAGGAACGCTCCGGCGGCGGACCGCTGATCGATATTGGCGTTCACGTCATCGATCTGTGCTGGTATATGCTTGGCAGACCGAAAGTGAAATCGGTTTCAGGTAACGTGTATCATAAGCTTGGAAATCGTTCGAACGTCAAGCATTTGTCCTTTTACAAGGCAGCTGACTATGATGCCAGCAAAAATACAGTAGAAGATATGGCCAACGCTCTGATCCGCTTTGAAAACGGCGCGTCGCTCATGGTGGATGTCAGCTTCTCGCTGCATGCCAAGAAGGACGAAACGGCTGTCAAAATTTTCGGAACTAAAGGTGGATTTGAGATTGATCCTGCCCTGGTTATCGTGACCGAGAAGAACGATGTCATGATCAACATCGAGCCGCAGATCGACAATAAAGGATTTAACTTCGCTGCAGCATTCCAGAATGAAATCGACCAGTTCATCATTAACGTTCAAAATAACAGAGAGCCGATGAGCCCTGTTGAGGATGGTCTGGAACTCATGAAAATGTTGACTGCCATTTATGAATCCGCAGAAAAAGGAGTGGAAATCCAGCTATGA
- a CDS encoding DUF11 domain-containing protein encodes MMPDLRSEFILRNQTIVHFQTGEAEAVAYSNIVDTPWVGPILRLTKAISEQQVTLNQPVTFFFTVSNDGNRDAQLLLYDALPDGLAYIPNSVVINGAPLPGENPVTGIHVGTVPIQSTVQIVFQAILISIPASLQLSNQGMAQYSFQSLEGRTITGSLDSNIVTLTVLPHYVSLVAEVSTNQTFAGDVITYMLTIANLGNVPLENLVVYLPLPSGVTFITGSVMIGEIYFPSINPEDGIPIGTLLPGAIIIVRANLRVGRVTGANPFTLQGELSYLINGIQQSEPANALLVTVIQPEIKVSKSVDKPQATTGCILHYENVVNNTGDFALDATFKDVLPQGLQFLKGSVHVDGVLHSNANPVEGIFLGTVRPRSAVIIAFDAIVLKPSGSTPVTVNNHASASFTFRLPDGRVVQQTVMSDNVSVEVVSADIKIYAQPEHLVVEPGEVLSFDISIINNGSLAAELILNGWIQNKPVLDEGVVFIHNDYVQFHHGYPLGTIGPLQTLTFKYMALVRTDLHHTIEEVTGSFLFSYRAQVEECADDGEVRSDYLTIIVDSGEE; translated from the coding sequence ATGATGCCGGACCTAAGATCTGAATTTATTCTCAGAAATCAAACCATAGTCCATTTTCAAACCGGAGAAGCAGAAGCGGTAGCCTATTCCAACATTGTAGATACTCCTTGGGTCGGTCCCATACTCCGTTTAACCAAAGCAATAAGCGAACAGCAGGTGACATTGAATCAACCAGTCACATTCTTTTTTACCGTGAGCAATGATGGCAACAGGGATGCCCAACTGCTTCTCTATGATGCATTGCCGGATGGATTGGCTTATATCCCGAACAGCGTCGTTATTAACGGCGCTCCCCTACCGGGGGAGAATCCGGTTACCGGCATTCATGTAGGGACAGTCCCTATTCAATCGACAGTCCAAATTGTATTTCAGGCTATATTGATATCGATTCCTGCTTCGCTTCAGCTATCGAATCAGGGGATGGCCCAGTATTCCTTTCAGTCCTTGGAGGGAAGAACGATCACAGGTTCGCTGGATTCCAATATCGTGACACTAACGGTTCTTCCCCACTATGTTTCACTTGTTGCGGAGGTGAGCACAAACCAGACATTTGCTGGTGATGTAATTACCTACATGCTGACCATTGCCAATCTGGGGAATGTACCTCTGGAAAATCTGGTTGTTTACCTTCCTCTCCCTTCAGGAGTTACTTTTATCACGGGAAGCGTCATGATTGGTGAGATTTATTTTCCATCGATCAATCCGGAAGATGGGATTCCAATAGGTACGTTGCTGCCGGGAGCAATCATAATCGTTAGAGCAAATCTTCGCGTAGGCAGAGTAACCGGTGCCAATCCCTTCACTTTGCAGGGGGAGTTATCCTATCTCATTAATGGGATACAGCAATCCGAACCAGCCAATGCTCTTCTGGTTACTGTAATTCAGCCGGAGATCAAAGTAAGTAAATCCGTTGATAAACCCCAAGCAACGACAGGCTGCATCTTGCATTATGAGAACGTGGTTAACAATACGGGTGACTTTGCCCTTGACGCTACATTTAAAGATGTACTGCCTCAAGGTCTTCAGTTTCTCAAAGGCAGTGTTCATGTGGATGGCGTTCTTCATTCCAATGCAAATCCCGTCGAGGGTATCTTTCTCGGAACGGTTCGGCCACGTTCAGCAGTCATTATCGCTTTTGATGCTATCGTTCTTAAGCCATCCGGCAGCACCCCCGTCACTGTCAATAATCATGCTTCAGCATCCTTTACCTTCCGTCTGCCGGATGGGCGTGTTGTGCAGCAAACCGTTATGTCTGACAACGTATCTGTTGAGGTAGTGTCTGCGGACATTAAAATATATGCACAGCCGGAGCATCTTGTGGTTGAGCCAGGCGAAGTCTTATCTTTTGATATTTCCATCATCAACAATGGATCACTGGCTGCTGAATTAATACTGAACGGATGGATTCAGAATAAACCTGTATTAGATGAAGGTGTTGTATTCATTCATAATGATTACGTTCAATTCCATCATGGTTACCCACTCGGAACGATCGGTCCGCTTCAAACCTTAACGTTCAAATATATGGCCCTTGTACGAACCGATCTGCATCATACAATAGAAGAAGTTACTGGCAGCTTCCTATTCTCCTACCGTGCGCAAGTGGAAGAATGCGCTGATGACGGTGAGGTAAGATCAGATTATTTGACCATCATCGTTGACTCGGGAGAAGAATAA
- a CDS encoding NupC/NupG family nucleoside CNT transporter — translation MKFLIAILGLLVVFALSFIASNNKRGIRYRPIIVMIILQLILGFFLLNTVVGTVLIKGFSDVFNNLLTYASDGINFVFGGIANEGQAPFFLNVLLPIIFISALIGILQYVKVLPIIIRFIGLVLSKINGMGKLESYNAVASAILGQSEVFISVKKQIGLLPKHRLYTLCASAMSTVSMSIVGAYMTMIDPKYVVTALVLNLFGGFIIASILNPYQVTPEEDQLEVQEEQEKQSFFEMLGEYIMDGFKVAITVAAMLIGFVALIAMINGIFNGIFGISFQEILGYVFAPFAFVMGVPWKEAVDAGSIMATKMVSNEFVAMLDLGKHALSARATGIVSIFLVSFANFSSIGIIAGAVKGLHEKQGNVVARFGLKLLYGATLVSVLSATIAGVFL, via the coding sequence ATGAAATTTTTGATTGCGATATTAGGTTTACTCGTCGTTTTTGCCCTGTCGTTTATAGCAAGCAATAACAAACGTGGTATTCGCTATCGCCCGATTATTGTGATGATTATCCTGCAGCTCATTCTGGGATTCTTCCTGCTGAATACGGTTGTCGGGACCGTGCTGATCAAGGGATTTTCTGATGTTTTTAACAATCTGCTCACCTATGCGTCAGATGGCATAAACTTTGTCTTTGGCGGCATAGCGAATGAAGGGCAAGCACCATTCTTCCTGAATGTACTGCTGCCAATTATCTTCATTTCAGCTCTGATCGGGATCTTGCAGTACGTCAAAGTTCTCCCGATAATTATCCGTTTCATCGGTCTGGTGCTCAGCAAGATTAACGGTATGGGCAAGCTCGAATCCTATAATGCCGTCGCATCTGCTATTTTAGGCCAGTCTGAAGTATTCATTTCTGTAAAAAAACAAATCGGTCTGCTGCCAAAGCACCGCTTGTATACCTTGTGCGCATCCGCCATGTCAACGGTATCGATGTCCATCGTAGGTGCCTACATGACGATGATCGATCCCAAATATGTCGTAACCGCGCTGGTGCTTAACTTGTTTGGCGGTTTCATCATCGCTTCGATTTTGAATCCGTATCAAGTCACTCCAGAGGAAGACCAACTGGAAGTTCAGGAAGAGCAGGAGAAGCAGTCATTCTTCGAAATGCTTGGCGAATATATTATGGACGGCTTCAAGGTGGCGATTACAGTAGCTGCGATGCTGATTGGTTTCGTCGCATTGATCGCCATGATTAACGGTATTTTCAACGGAATCTTCGGAATTTCGTTCCAGGAAATCCTTGGTTATGTCTTTGCGCCATTTGCCTTCGTTATGGGTGTCCCTTGGAAAGAAGCTGTGGATGCAGGCAGTATTATGGCGACCAAAATGGTTTCCAACGAATTTGTTGCCATGCTTGATCTTGGCAAACATGCATTGTCTGCCCGTGCAACGGGTATCGTCTCGATCTTCCTTGTATCGTTCGCAAACTTCTCGTCCATCGGTATTATCGCTGGCGCGGTAAAAGGCCTGCATGAGAAGCAAGGTAATGTTGTCGCTCGTTTCGGACTTAAATTGCTCTACGGTGCGACTCTGGTCAGCGTACTTTCCGCAACGATTGCCGGTGTGTTTTTATAA
- a CDS encoding sugar phosphate isomerase/epimerase, producing the protein MKIGVSTYSLYRPIHAGEITILEAIEKIAEMGGEHVEIVPIGYTLTDNPELVDQIVAKAKEVGIDISNYAIYANFGVDSDEEVAKEIERVKKEVDIAARLGVKLMRHDVAGRSDTSIKQFNSEVGRLAEACRQVADYAAQYGITTSVENHGYYIQASDRVQTLVQAVDRPNFKTTLDVGNFMCVDEDPVVAVEKNLPYASIVHIKDFYLRHASQNPGEGWFKTASGNFLRGAISGHGDINLRESIRIIKESGYDGYLSIEFEGMEDAYQGTKIGIDNVKRIWNEI; encoded by the coding sequence ATGAAAATCGGAGTAAGCACATACAGCCTCTACCGTCCCATTCATGCCGGAGAAATCACCATTCTTGAAGCGATTGAGAAAATCGCTGAAATGGGCGGAGAGCATGTAGAAATCGTGCCGATCGGCTATACCCTGACTGACAATCCAGAGCTGGTGGATCAAATCGTAGCCAAGGCAAAGGAAGTCGGCATCGATATATCCAATTATGCGATTTATGCAAATTTCGGAGTGGACAGCGACGAAGAAGTTGCTAAGGAAATTGAACGCGTTAAAAAAGAAGTGGATATCGCAGCACGCCTTGGCGTCAAGCTGATGCGCCATGATGTAGCCGGCCGCAGCGATACTTCCATTAAGCAATTCAACAGTGAAGTCGGCCGATTGGCCGAAGCCTGCCGCCAGGTTGCTGATTATGCGGCGCAATATGGCATTACGACAAGTGTGGAGAATCATGGCTACTATATCCAAGCAAGTGACCGTGTACAGACGCTTGTACAGGCGGTAGACCGTCCAAACTTCAAAACTACACTTGATGTAGGTAACTTTATGTGTGTCGATGAGGATCCTGTAGTCGCTGTTGAGAAGAATCTTCCTTACGCGTCAATCGTGCATATTAAAGATTTTTACCTTCGTCATGCTTCTCAAAATCCCGGCGAAGGCTGGTTTAAAACCGCCAGCGGCAACTTTTTGAGAGGTGCCATTTCCGGACACGGCGATATCAATCTGCGTGAATCGATCCGCATCATCAAAGAATCAGGTTACGACGGTTACTTGTCCATTGAATTCGAAGGTATGGAAGATGCCTATCAGGGAACAAAAATCGGTATTGATAACGTAAAACGTATCTGGAACGAAATTTAA
- a CDS encoding DUF4190 domain-containing protein, with translation MDPYSSSGQFNQFQQMPPMQPQKTNGKATGALVLGILSLIIPYVGFILGIIAIVLASLAFKEIKRKNEGGRGLAVAGLVCGICGTALYGIIILIVVAALIFVGASGSMYDVLSSIPELRAA, from the coding sequence TTGGATCCATATTCATCATCAGGACAATTTAACCAGTTTCAGCAAATGCCGCCTATGCAGCCGCAGAAGACGAACGGGAAAGCCACAGGAGCGCTCGTTTTGGGTATTCTTAGCTTAATCATTCCTTATGTTGGTTTCATTCTCGGCATTATCGCGATTGTGCTTGCGAGCCTTGCCTTCAAAGAAATTAAAAGAAAAAATGAAGGCGGGCGCGGACTTGCCGTCGCCGGATTGGTATGTGGAATCTGCGGTACGGCATTGTACGGCATCATTATTCTGATCGTTGTAGCTGCACTCATCTTTGTAGGTGCTTCAGGCAGTATGTATGATGTGCTTTCATCGATTCCAGAACTAAGAGCAGCTTAA
- a CDS encoding sugar phosphate isomerase/epimerase codes for MNNKIGVIVDSFRVGVREGLQRAKKVGADGVQIYAVSGEMDPANLSGSQRKELKEYIASLGLEISALVGDLGGYGFQDKSVNVGKIEKSKRILDLAVELGTPVVTTHIGIVPEDTNSEIYQTMHDACEELASYATSMNAFFAIETGPEPSARLKQFLDGLGSKGVSVNFDPANMVMVTGDDPAQGVYNLKDYIVHTHAKDGLRLQEVPAHYIYESLGYEAPANENNTFVPGEGEYFREVPLGEGGVNWTQYLNALKDIGYTGYLTIEREVGEDPEADISKAVQFLKQYRNE; via the coding sequence ATGAATAATAAAATCGGTGTTATTGTAGACAGCTTCCGTGTGGGCGTCAGAGAAGGGCTGCAGCGTGCCAAGAAGGTCGGCGCAGACGGAGTTCAGATTTACGCGGTGAGCGGCGAGATGGACCCTGCCAACCTTTCAGGATCGCAGCGGAAAGAACTTAAGGAATATATTGCTTCCCTTGGACTTGAAATTTCCGCACTGGTTGGGGATTTGGGAGGTTATGGATTTCAGGATAAGAGTGTTAACGTAGGGAAAATCGAGAAATCCAAGCGGATTTTAGATCTGGCGGTTGAACTGGGCACCCCGGTCGTTACGACACATATTGGGATTGTGCCTGAAGATACAAACAGTGAAATTTACCAAACCATGCATGATGCCTGCGAAGAGCTTGCTTCTTACGCAACAAGCATGAACGCTTTCTTTGCGATTGAAACCGGTCCTGAGCCGTCAGCAAGATTAAAGCAGTTCCTGGACGGATTGGGATCCAAAGGCGTGTCGGTAAACTTTGACCCTGCTAACATGGTTATGGTTACGGGGGATGACCCTGCACAGGGAGTTTATAACTTGAAGGATTATATCGTGCACACACATGCGAAGGATGGACTTCGTCTGCAAGAAGTACCTGCGCATTACATTTATGAATCTCTTGGTTATGAAGCTCCTGCAAACGAGAACAATACATTTGTGCCGGGTGAAGGCGAATATTTCCGTGAGGTTCCGCTTGGTGAAGGCGGCGTGAACTGGACACAGTATTTGAATGCTCTGAAGGACATCGGATATACGGGATATTTGACGATTGAACGTGAAGTGGGAGAAGATCCGGAAGCTGATATCTCCAAAGCAGTGCAATTTTTGAAGCAGTACAGAAATGAATAG
- a CDS encoding AraC family transcriptional regulator has translation MERPLSLQEPMDMPDRFFPIKVHYCTSDEYGKALFNHHWHNHIEFLYFTKGSAMIELNSVPYEVCEGDLVVVNSNDLHYGVSQCDDLVYYAMIVDIKLLHSHSVDAIETKFITPITQNQILFASKISGDAEIITCISSLIQELSQRDLGYELSIKSYLYRILTILLRRYGTNKMTTEDDQLRLKNLERFTPVFQHIEEYYQEDLTVELLSGIAGLSRFHFSRLFKELTGRTVTDYINTLRINKSEYLLRNSQMNISEIALSTGFKDIYYFSRSFKKYKNLSPSELRKSFNV, from the coding sequence ATGGAAAGACCCCTTTCCCTTCAAGAACCTATGGATATGCCAGACCGCTTCTTCCCTATTAAAGTCCACTATTGTACGTCGGATGAATACGGAAAGGCGCTGTTTAATCATCACTGGCATAACCATATTGAATTCTTGTATTTTACCAAAGGCTCGGCCATGATCGAGCTGAACTCCGTTCCATATGAAGTATGTGAAGGCGATCTGGTTGTCGTGAACAGCAATGATCTTCATTATGGGGTGAGTCAATGTGACGATTTGGTCTATTATGCGATGATCGTTGATATTAAGCTTTTGCACAGCCACTCCGTGGATGCCATAGAAACCAAGTTCATAACTCCCATTACGCAAAACCAGATTCTGTTTGCCAGCAAAATTTCCGGAGACGCGGAAATCATCACCTGTATCTCGTCTTTGATTCAAGAATTAAGCCAGCGTGATCTGGGTTACGAGCTGTCTATCAAATCTTATCTGTACCGTATCCTGACGATTCTCCTGCGACGATATGGAACGAACAAAATGACAACGGAGGACGATCAGCTGCGCCTTAAAAATCTTGAACGGTTCACACCGGTATTCCAGCATATTGAAGAGTATTACCAGGAGGATTTGACCGTCGAATTATTGTCCGGGATTGCGGGCCTCAGCCGCTTTCATTTCAGCAGATTGTTCAAAGAACTTACAGGTCGAACCGTGACGGATTATATCAACACGCTCCGTATTAATAAATCGGAATACCTGCTGCGTAATTCTCAGATGAATATCTCTGAAATCGCATTATCTACCGGCTTTAAAGATATATATTACTTTAGCCGGTCATTTAAGAAGTATAAAAATTTATCGCCATCTGAACTGCGTAAAAGTTTTAATGTCTAA
- a CDS encoding pyrimidine-nucleoside phosphorylase, translating into MRMVDLIEKKRDGGELTTEEINFIIEGYTKGDIPDYQVSALAMAIFFKDMTQRERADLTMAIVNSGDTIDLSEIEGVKVDKHSTGGVGDTTTLVLAPLVAALDIPVAKMSGRGLGHTGGTIDKLESIEGFHVEIEREEFVNLVNKHKIAVIGQTGNLTPADKKLYALRDVTGTVDSISLIASSIMSKKIAAGSDAIVLDVKTGAGAFMKTVDDAKELAHAMVSIGNNVGRKTMAVISDMSQPLGLAIGNSLEVKEAIDTLKGEGPKDLEELCFALGRQMVFLANKASSLEEAEEMLKEVIRNGKALDKFKEFIQNQGGDPDVVDHPEKLPQAQYLIEVPAKEDGVVAEIVADEIGTAAMWLGAGRATKESEIDLAVGLMLNKKIGDSVKKGESLVTIHANRENVDDVMNKIYENIRIADKAEAPVLVHGIITE; encoded by the coding sequence ATGAGAATGGTCGACTTGATTGAAAAGAAACGTGACGGCGGAGAATTGACAACAGAAGAAATTAATTTCATCATAGAAGGCTATACAAAAGGAGATATCCCGGATTACCAGGTCAGTGCCTTGGCTATGGCAATATTCTTTAAAGACATGACCCAGCGTGAACGCGCGGATTTGACGATGGCGATCGTGAACTCCGGAGACACGATCGATTTGTCCGAGATTGAAGGAGTTAAAGTCGACAAGCACTCCACAGGCGGTGTGGGCGATACAACAACCTTGGTGCTTGCTCCACTCGTAGCGGCACTTGATATCCCGGTAGCGAAAATGTCCGGCCGCGGCTTGGGACACACGGGTGGTACGATCGACAAACTCGAATCCATTGAAGGCTTCCATGTGGAAATCGAGCGCGAAGAATTCGTTAACCTGGTAAATAAACATAAAATCGCAGTCATCGGTCAAACCGGCAACCTGACTCCTGCTGATAAAAAGCTGTATGCTCTTCGTGACGTAACAGGTACAGTGGATTCCATTTCCCTGATTGCCAGCTCCATTATGAGTAAAAAAATCGCTGCAGGTTCGGATGCGATTGTGCTTGACGTGAAAACCGGCGCTGGTGCGTTCATGAAAACGGTCGACGATGCCAAAGAACTGGCTCATGCGATGGTTAGCATCGGGAACAATGTCGGACGTAAAACAATGGCTGTAATCTCTGATATGAGCCAGCCTCTCGGCCTTGCAATCGGCAACTCGCTGGAAGTGAAGGAAGCGATCGACACACTGAAAGGCGAAGGACCAAAGGATCTGGAAGAGCTTTGCTTCGCACTGGGCCGTCAAATGGTGTTCCTAGCTAATAAGGCCAGCTCCCTTGAAGAAGCAGAAGAGATGCTGAAGGAAGTTATCCGCAATGGTAAGGCACTGGATAAGTTCAAGGAGTTCATTCAGAATCAGGGTGGAGATCCTGATGTGGTGGATCATCCTGAGAAGCTTCCACAAGCTCAATACCTCATCGAAGTTCCTGCCAAGGAAGACGGTGTGGTTGCTGAGATCGTGGCTGATGAAATCGGTACAGCAGCCATGTGGCTGGGCGCCGGACGCGCAACCAAAGAATCGGAAATCGATTTGGCTGTGGGCTTGATGCTCAACAAAAAAATCGGTGATTCCGTGAAAAAAGGCGAATCGCTCGTTACCATTCATGCTAACCGCGAAAATGTGGATGATGTGATGAACAAAATTTATGAAAACATCCGCATCGCTGATAAAGCTGAAGCACCTGTACTGGTGCATGGCATTATCACGGAATAA
- the deoD gene encoding purine-nucleoside phosphorylase produces MSTHIGAQAGDIAETILLPGDPLRAKFIAETYLQDVTCYNEVRGMLGFTGTYKGKRVSVQGTGMGIPSISIYVNELISQYGVKNLMRVGTCGGMQKDVHVRDVILAQASCTDSGANRHYFSGYDFSPIASFQLLKTAYDKGVEKGLKLHVGNVFSSDIFYRDDKSVVEKLMQHGILGIEMETTALYTLAAKFGVNALTLLTVSDHLLTGEETSAEERQTTFNEMMEVALETAITL; encoded by the coding sequence ATGAGCACTCATATTGGAGCACAAGCTGGAGATATCGCGGAAACAATTCTTTTACCTGGGGATCCGCTCCGGGCCAAATTTATCGCAGAAACTTATCTGCAAGATGTAACCTGCTATAACGAAGTCAGAGGCATGCTCGGATTCACAGGAACATATAAAGGCAAACGTGTTTCCGTTCAGGGAACAGGGATGGGCATTCCGTCCATCAGCATCTATGTGAACGAATTGATCAGCCAGTACGGCGTGAAAAACCTGATGCGTGTTGGCACTTGCGGCGGTATGCAAAAAGACGTCCATGTTCGCGATGTGATTTTGGCTCAAGCTTCCTGTACCGATTCCGGAGCTAACCGCCATTACTTCAGCGGATACGACTTTTCGCCAATTGCCAGCTTCCAGCTGCTGAAAACAGCTTATGATAAAGGCGTGGAAAAAGGCCTTAAGCTGCATGTCGGCAACGTATTCAGCTCGGACATCTTCTACCGTGATGACAAATCCGTTGTTGAAAAGCTGATGCAGCATGGCATTCTGGGTATTGAGATGGAAACCACTGCTTTGTACACACTGGCTGCCAAATTTGGTGTCAATGCTCTTACCTTGCTCACCGTAAGTGATCACCTGCTGACTGGGGAAGAGACAAGTGCGGAAGAACGTCAAACGACGTTTAACGAGATGATGGAAGTGGCACTGGAAACCGCAATCACGCTGTAA
- the deoB gene encoding phosphopentomutase — protein sequence MAEFKRVHLVVMDSVGIGEAPDAAQFDDFDVDTFGHIAKERGGLKMPNMGKLGLSNIREIQGIDKADQPLAYYTKMQEKSAGKDTMTGHWEIMGLYIDTPFRVFPEGFPDELIQRIEEKTGRKVIGNKPASGTEILDELGEEQMKTGALIVYTSADSVLQIAAHEDIIPLKELYEICEFCREITLDDPYMLGRIIARPYVGEPGAFKRTPNRHDYALKPFDRTVMSELKDAGFDVIALGKISDIYDGEGVTQAIRTTSNMDGMDKLINTMDQDFTGLSFLNLVDFDALYGHRRDPQGYAQALEDYDARLPEVFAKMTDEDLLIITADHGNDPTYRGTDHTREYVPLLVYSPRFKNGGSELELRKTFADLGATVADNFGVKMPQYGTSFLKDLK from the coding sequence ATGGCAGAATTTAAACGTGTACACTTAGTAGTTATGGACTCGGTTGGTATCGGTGAAGCACCGGATGCCGCTCAATTTGATGATTTTGATGTGGATACTTTCGGACATATTGCAAAAGAACGCGGCGGTCTGAAGATGCCGAACATGGGCAAGCTTGGATTGTCCAATATCCGTGAGATCCAAGGCATTGACAAGGCGGATCAGCCGCTTGCATATTACACGAAAATGCAGGAAAAATCAGCAGGCAAGGACACCATGACAGGACACTGGGAAATCATGGGCCTGTATATCGATACACCATTCCGTGTATTCCCTGAAGGTTTCCCGGATGAGCTGATTCAGCGCATTGAGGAAAAAACAGGACGTAAGGTCATCGGTAACAAACCGGCTAGCGGCACGGAAATTCTCGATGAGCTTGGTGAGGAGCAAATGAAGACAGGTGCTCTGATCGTTTATACTTCCGCGGACTCCGTGCTGCAGATTGCGGCTCATGAAGATATTATCCCACTAAAAGAGCTTTACGAAATTTGCGAATTTTGCCGGGAAATCACCCTGGATGACCCATACATGCTCGGACGCATTATTGCACGGCCTTATGTCGGTGAGCCAGGAGCTTTCAAACGCACACCTAACCGTCATGACTATGCGCTGAAGCCTTTTGACAGAACGGTCATGAGTGAGCTGAAGGATGCTGGTTTTGATGTCATCGCGCTCGGCAAAATTTCCGACATTTACGATGGTGAAGGGGTAACCCAAGCGATTCGTACCACGTCCAACATGGACGGAATGGACAAGCTGATTAACACGATGGATCAGGATTTTACGGGTCTTAGCTTCCTGAACCTTGTAGACTTTGATGCACTGTACGGTCATCGCCGTGATCCGCAGGGATACGCGCAGGCACTGGAAGATTACGATGCACGTCTGCCGGAAGTTTTCGCGAAGATGACGGATGAGGATCTTCTGATCATTACTGCAGATCATGGTAACGATCCAACCTATCGCGGAACGGATCATACCCGTGAATATGTGCCTTTGCTCGTGTACTCTCCACGCTTCAAAAATGGTGGAAGCGAGCTTGAGCTGCGTAAGACATTTGCAGACCTCGGAGCCACAGTAGCTGATAACTTTGGTGTGAAAATGCCGCAGTACGGCACAAGCTTCCTTAAAGATTTGAAATAG